A portion of the Tachysurus vachellii isolate PV-2020 chromosome 14, HZAU_Pvac_v1, whole genome shotgun sequence genome contains these proteins:
- the cd74a gene encoding CD74 molecule, major histocompatibility complex, class II invariant chain a isoform X2, giving the protein MENHQNEALLERASSSETVTEPRRNSNSKALKVTGLTLLACLLLAGQAFTAYYVVGQKDHLQALEKGQDVLKKEMTRMLTVAPKMMHTPMNNMPLMVAIDEDSPKKRVPLTKLQSSSFAMQREGSGLVEGPRAYPRRIMMPKNHMPLLSEFSMDKLEEEEKSTEFPAAVVETKCKLEAGQIKPGFFQPQCDEEGNFKPKQCWSSTGYCWCVDINGKEIPGTLSRGPIDCNGTTTEV; this is encoded by the exons ATGGAAAACCATCAGAACGAAGCCCTGCTGGAGAGAGCCTCCAGCTCTGAGACTGTGACTGAGCCGAGGAG GAACAGCAACAGTAAAGCCCTGAAGGTGACCGGTTTGACCTTGTTGGCATGTCTTCTGCTGGCTGGTCAGGCTTTCACAGCCTACTACGTTGTGGGACAGAAGGATCATCTCCAGGCTCTGGAGAAGGGTCAGGATGTCCTGAAGAAGGAGATGACTCGCATGCTAACAG TTGCCCCTAAAATGATGCACACCCCCATGAACAATATGCCATTGATGGTGGCCATTGATGAGGACAGCCCCAAAAAACGCGTACCACTCACG AAACTCCAGTCATCCAGCTTCGCAATGCAGAGGGAGGGAAGTGGCCTTGTGGAGG GTCCCAGAGCATATCCTAGGAGGATCATGATGCCCAAGAACCACATGCCTCTGTTGTCTGAATTCAGCATGGACAAGCTTGAGGAAGAGGAAAAGTCCACTGAGTTTCCTG CTGCCGTGGTGGAGACTAAGTGTAAGCTTGAGGCTGGGCAGATCAAACCAGGCTTCTTCCAGCCTCAGTGCGATGAGGAGGGCAACTTCAAACCCAAGCAGTGCTGGTCCAGCACTGGCTATTGCTGGTGTGTGGATATTAATGGCAAGGAGATCCCCGGCACTCTGAGCCGTGGTCCCATAGATTGCAATG GAACCACCACAGAGGTCTAA
- the cd74a gene encoding CD74 molecule, major histocompatibility complex, class II invariant chain a isoform X1, producing the protein MENHQNEALLERASSSETVTEPRSRNSNSKALKVTGLTLLACLLLAGQAFTAYYVVGQKDHLQALEKGQDVLKKEMTRMLTVAPKMMHTPMNNMPLMVAIDEDSPKKRVPLTKLQSSSFAMQREGSGLVEGPRAYPRRIMMPKNHMPLLSEFSMDKLEEEEKSTEFPAAVVETKCKLEAGQIKPGFFQPQCDEEGNFKPKQCWSSTGYCWCVDINGKEIPGTLSRGPIDCNGTTTEV; encoded by the exons ATGGAAAACCATCAGAACGAAGCCCTGCTGGAGAGAGCCTCCAGCTCTGAGACTGTGACTGAGCCGAGGAG cAGGAACAGCAACAGTAAAGCCCTGAAGGTGACCGGTTTGACCTTGTTGGCATGTCTTCTGCTGGCTGGTCAGGCTTTCACAGCCTACTACGTTGTGGGACAGAAGGATCATCTCCAGGCTCTGGAGAAGGGTCAGGATGTCCTGAAGAAGGAGATGACTCGCATGCTAACAG TTGCCCCTAAAATGATGCACACCCCCATGAACAATATGCCATTGATGGTGGCCATTGATGAGGACAGCCCCAAAAAACGCGTACCACTCACG AAACTCCAGTCATCCAGCTTCGCAATGCAGAGGGAGGGAAGTGGCCTTGTGGAGG GTCCCAGAGCATATCCTAGGAGGATCATGATGCCCAAGAACCACATGCCTCTGTTGTCTGAATTCAGCATGGACAAGCTTGAGGAAGAGGAAAAGTCCACTGAGTTTCCTG CTGCCGTGGTGGAGACTAAGTGTAAGCTTGAGGCTGGGCAGATCAAACCAGGCTTCTTCCAGCCTCAGTGCGATGAGGAGGGCAACTTCAAACCCAAGCAGTGCTGGTCCAGCACTGGCTATTGCTGGTGTGTGGATATTAATGGCAAGGAGATCCCCGGCACTCTGAGCCGTGGTCCCATAGATTGCAATG GAACCACCACAGAGGTCTAA